A region from the Wansuia hejianensis genome encodes:
- a CDS encoding TetR/AcrR family transcriptional regulator, which produces MSRNKYPEETVKRILDVAQRLFLEKGYENTSIQDIIDGLGGLSKGAVYHHFRSKEDIFNAVGDRYNERVVEELREVRDDKTLSGYGKLKKMFQLSLATADRDVMFTVAPDMIDNPRLLAIQMREIFSEVAPKYIFPVIKQGIRDGSIVTEYPRELSEVIVLLANIWLNPLVIRADLSEMEGRVRFFNELLCGMGLDLLDDEMLESYIRYCRLSRKETP; this is translated from the coding sequence GAAACGGTGAAACGGATCCTGGATGTGGCTCAGCGGCTATTTCTCGAAAAAGGTTATGAAAATACTTCTATACAAGACATTATCGACGGACTGGGCGGACTGTCCAAGGGGGCAGTTTATCACCACTTCAGGTCAAAGGAGGACATTTTCAACGCAGTCGGGGATCGTTATAATGAGCGCGTAGTCGAAGAGCTGCGGGAGGTACGGGATGACAAGACCCTTTCCGGCTATGGGAAGCTGAAAAAGATGTTCCAGCTGTCACTTGCCACTGCCGACAGGGATGTCATGTTCACGGTTGCGCCGGATATGATCGACAATCCAAGGCTGTTGGCCATTCAGATGCGTGAGATATTCAGCGAGGTTGCGCCAAAGTATATATTTCCTGTGATAAAGCAGGGGATACGTGACGGCTCGATTGTGACGGAATATCCGCGGGAATTGTCAGAAGTCATAGTTTTGCTGGCCAACATCTGGCTGAATCCACTGGTGATAAGGGCGGATCTTAGCGAAATGGAGGGCCGGGTGCGCTTTTTTAATGAGCTGCTCTGCGGCATGGGACTGGATCTTCTGGATGATGAGATGCTGGAAAGCTATATCCGTTATTGCAGGCTCTCCCGGAAAGAAACGCCATAG